A genomic window from Agreia sp. COWG includes:
- a CDS encoding organic hydroperoxide resistance protein → MEALYTAIAHASGGGRDGHVRSEDDRLDFDTRPPKEMGGSGEGTNPEQLFAAGYSACFLGAVHAVGREMKLDTKDAAVSASVSIGASADTGFEIAAELDIYIPNVTPDEARTIAETAHRDICPYSKAINGNVPVILNIVE, encoded by the coding sequence ATGGAAGCTCTCTACACTGCAATTGCCCATGCATCCGGCGGGGGCCGCGACGGCCACGTTCGGAGCGAAGACGACCGTCTCGACTTCGACACCCGGCCTCCCAAAGAGATGGGTGGAAGCGGCGAGGGAACCAACCCCGAGCAGCTCTTCGCCGCCGGCTACTCCGCTTGCTTCCTCGGTGCCGTCCACGCCGTGGGTCGCGAGATGAAGCTCGACACCAAAGACGCGGCCGTCTCGGCCAGCGTCTCCATCGGCGCGAGCGCCGACACCGGATTCGAGATCGCCGCCGAGCTCGACATCTACATCCCGAACGTCACGCCCGACGAGGCGCGCACCATTGCCGAGACCGCCCACCGCGACATCTGCCCCTATTCCAAGGCCATCAACGGCAACGTGCCGGTTATCCTCAACATCGTC
- a CDS encoding YhgE/Pip family protein, which yields MTILTLFRTELRRLTASKMGVIALIALMCVPVIYAGLYLWGNNDPYGNLKDVPVALVVEDTGATTSDNDGTTTTVDYGKEVHDELVKDNSVHWIDATSTEAKEGVSNGTFDFVLTLGSDFSADLTSPTSDAPRQASVQLTTNDTNSFLATTIAGNVAEKVRASIAEKVGKEAALKFLDGFADVGSSLQTAIDGSTQLADGTTTASAGATQLASGAASANDGAQQLANGLDTANSGASSLDTGAASANDAAQKLATGSASTNAGMTQLLAGLNTLQSKVADLPSSTTTLNTGAQGVAAGNAQLAGAAAPIAAAAQKAADAVTPVRDAITKTMKDQGASQAQIDAVLAQLDPIGDDIVDTNKKAQAVDLQVDKLAAGSKAVADGTAALAASAPALTDGVNQAASAAAQIQSGTQQVSDGTAQLAAGTPMLANGAATLSSGISQLDTGANTLAAGTPALATGAADLQTGIQKLDSGAHTLASGLSDGLGKLPIETADQREKTATIIGDPAIIDTSAVTKASTYGAGMAPFFISLAAWIGIYALFLIIKPLSKRALTAVKRPLRVTAAGWATPAALGAIQMLAVFGIVTLALGYAVANPAGMLGFMVLTSVTYAAIILALNVWLGSVGQFLGLVLMVLQLVTAGGTFPWQTLPGPLAALHHALPMGYAVDGIRQLMYGGNLALAWGDVGVLLAFLAGALALSWLGARRMTRTRTLRDLRPSLIG from the coding sequence ATGACCATCCTCACCCTCTTCCGCACCGAGCTGCGCCGGCTCACCGCCTCGAAGATGGGCGTCATCGCGCTCATCGCGCTGATGTGCGTGCCCGTCATCTATGCCGGGCTGTACCTCTGGGGCAACAACGATCCCTACGGCAATCTGAAGGACGTGCCCGTGGCGCTCGTCGTCGAGGACACCGGCGCGACGACCTCAGACAACGATGGCACGACGACCACCGTCGACTACGGCAAGGAGGTGCACGACGAGCTGGTGAAAGACAACAGCGTGCACTGGATCGACGCGACCTCGACCGAGGCGAAGGAGGGCGTCTCGAACGGCACCTTCGACTTCGTGCTGACACTGGGCAGCGACTTCTCGGCGGATCTGACCTCTCCGACGTCGGATGCTCCGCGACAGGCGAGCGTGCAGCTCACGACGAACGACACCAACAGCTTTCTCGCGACCACCATCGCGGGCAACGTGGCCGAGAAGGTGCGCGCCTCCATCGCCGAGAAGGTCGGCAAGGAGGCAGCGCTGAAGTTCCTCGACGGCTTCGCCGACGTGGGCTCCAGCCTGCAGACGGCGATCGACGGCTCGACCCAGCTGGCCGACGGCACGACGACCGCCTCGGCGGGGGCGACCCAGCTCGCCTCGGGCGCAGCGTCGGCGAACGACGGAGCGCAGCAGCTCGCAAACGGACTCGACACGGCGAACTCCGGGGCCTCGTCTCTCGACACCGGCGCCGCCTCGGCAAACGACGCGGCACAGAAACTGGCGACGGGCTCGGCGTCGACCAACGCGGGGATGACCCAGCTGCTCGCCGGGTTGAACACGCTGCAGTCGAAGGTGGCCGATCTACCGAGCAGCACGACCACGCTCAACACCGGCGCACAAGGCGTGGCCGCCGGCAACGCGCAGCTCGCCGGTGCAGCGGCACCCATCGCGGCAGCGGCCCAGAAAGCCGCGGATGCTGTCACTCCTGTGCGCGACGCGATCACAAAGACGATGAAAGACCAGGGTGCGAGCCAGGCGCAGATCGATGCCGTGCTGGCACAGCTCGACCCGATCGGCGACGACATCGTCGACACGAACAAGAAGGCCCAGGCCGTCGATCTGCAGGTGGACAAGCTCGCCGCCGGCAGCAAGGCCGTCGCCGACGGGACCGCAGCGCTCGCCGCCTCCGCCCCCGCCCTCACCGACGGCGTCAACCAGGCGGCCTCTGCTGCGGCTCAGATCCAGTCGGGTACCCAGCAGGTCTCCGACGGCACCGCCCAGCTCGCTGCGGGCACTCCCATGCTGGCGAACGGTGCCGCGACCCTGAGCTCCGGCATCAGCCAGCTCGACACGGGGGCGAATACCCTCGCCGCCGGAACCCCGGCCCTCGCGACCGGCGCCGCAGATCTGCAGACCGGCATCCAGAAGCTCGACAGCGGAGCGCACACCCTGGCATCCGGCCTCAGCGACGGCCTCGGCAAACTGCCGATCGAGACGGCCGACCAACGCGAGAAGACGGCGACCATCATCGGCGACCCTGCCATCATCGACACCAGCGCGGTGACCAAGGCCAGCACCTACGGGGCAGGCATGGCGCCGTTCTTCATCAGCCTGGCCGCCTGGATCGGCATCTACGCGCTGTTCCTCATCATCAAGCCGCTGTCGAAGAGGGCCCTCACCGCGGTGAAGCGGCCCCTGCGAGTGACCGCGGCCGGGTGGGCGACCCCCGCGGCGCTCGGCGCCATCCAGATGCTCGCCGTCTTCGGCATCGTGACGCTCGCCCTCGGCTACGCCGTGGCGAACCCCGCCGGGATGCTCGGCTTCATGGTGCTGACGAGCGTGACCTACGCGGCGATCATCCTGGCGCTGAACGTCTGGCTGGGAAGCGTGGGACAGTTCCTCGGGCTCGTCCTGATGGTGCTGCAGCTCGTCACCGCGGGAGGAACTTTCCCCTGGCAGACGCTGCCCGGCCCGCTCGCCGCGCTGCACCACGCGCTGCCCATGGGATACGCGGTCGACGGCATCCGGCAGCTGATGTACGGCGGCAACCTGGCCCTCGCCTGGGGTGACGTCGGGGTGCTGTTGGCGTTCCTCGCGGGTGCGCTCGCCCTCTCGTGGCTGGGCGCGCGCCGCATGACGCGCACTCGCACGCTGCGCGACCTGCGCCCCTCGTTGATCGGCTGA
- a CDS encoding DUF3151 domain-containing protein has protein sequence MSGDNLLGIPETLLAEDTEVMQALVETSPATAAELGELVKRFPTSSLLWALLAEELWAVGAVLPSYAYARVGYHRGLDALRKGGWRGQGPVPWSHEPNRGVLLSLYTLRRAAEAFGEEDEVKRLGDFLQMSDPRAVASIEATIRPVSDIPVTEAIIIRGQD, from the coding sequence ATGAGTGGCGACAATCTCCTAGGCATCCCCGAAACCCTCCTCGCAGAAGACACGGAGGTGATGCAGGCGCTCGTCGAGACCTCACCGGCCACCGCCGCCGAGCTCGGCGAGCTGGTCAAGCGCTTCCCGACCTCGTCGCTGCTGTGGGCGCTGCTGGCCGAAGAGCTCTGGGCCGTCGGCGCCGTGCTTCCCTCCTACGCCTACGCGCGCGTCGGCTACCACCGCGGCCTCGACGCGCTACGCAAGGGCGGCTGGCGCGGCCAGGGTCCCGTGCCGTGGTCGCACGAACCGAACCGCGGCGTGCTGCTCTCCCTCTACACCTTGCGCCGCGCAGCCGAGGCATTCGGCGAAGAAGACGAGGTGAAGCGCCTCGGCGACTTCCTGCAGATGTCCGATCCCCGCGCCGTCGCATCGATCGAGGCGACCATCCGGCCGGTCAGCGACATCCCGGTGACCGAGGCCATCATCATCCGGGGCCAGGACTAG
- a CDS encoding Pr6Pr family membrane protein has translation MNRKIVGAVRLLAGLGLLVTIVIQIADRVANNAFDPWEYFSYFTIETSLMNIVVFLVGGILALRFSRDTPLFTTVRMATLTYALVTAGVYNLLLRNVPYVGFQGLSWPNEIIHVWVPLLIVLDWLLSPGRPALSWRALRVVMIYPVAWLAYSLVRGAVSNGIYPYPFLNPATAGWGSVVGYIVALSIVLLGLGALAIRYSRRRSAAIPA, from the coding sequence GTGAACAGAAAAATCGTGGGTGCAGTGCGCCTTCTCGCGGGCCTCGGCCTTCTCGTGACCATCGTCATCCAGATCGCCGACCGGGTGGCGAACAACGCTTTCGACCCGTGGGAGTACTTCAGCTACTTCACCATCGAGACGTCACTGATGAACATCGTCGTCTTTCTGGTCGGCGGCATCCTCGCCCTGCGTTTCTCACGCGACACCCCGCTCTTCACGACGGTGCGCATGGCCACACTCACCTACGCACTGGTCACGGCCGGTGTCTACAACCTGTTGCTGCGCAACGTTCCGTACGTCGGCTTTCAGGGGCTCAGCTGGCCGAACGAGATCATCCACGTGTGGGTTCCCCTGCTGATCGTGCTCGACTGGCTCCTCTCCCCGGGCCGCCCCGCCCTCAGCTGGCGTGCACTCCGCGTGGTCATGATCTACCCCGTCGCCTGGCTCGCCTACTCGCTCGTGCGCGGCGCGGTGTCGAACGGCATCTACCCCTACCCTTTCCTCAATCCAGCGACGGCGGGATGGGGCAGCGTGGTCGGCTACATCGTGGCTCTCAGCATCGTGCTGCTGGGCCTCGGAGCCCTGGCGATCCGGTACAGCCGGCGGAGGTCGGCGGCGATTCCGGCCTAG
- a CDS encoding adenylosuccinate synthase, giving the protein MPAIVLIGAQWGDEGKGKATDLLGDRVDYVVKFNGGNNAGHTVVVGDKKYALHLLPSGILSPGVTPVISNGVVVDIEVLFHELEALSARGVDVSKLLVSANAHVITSYHRTLDKVTERFLGKKQIGTTGRGIGPSYADKINRVGIRIQDLFDEGILRQKVEGALDLKNHILVKVYNRRAIHVDEVMADLLSYVERLRPMVADTSLVLNRALDEGKTVLFEGGQATMLDVDHGTYPFVTSSNATSGGAATGSGVAPNRIDRVIAVVKAYTTRVGAGPFPTELFDESGEFLRSKGFEFGTTTGRPRRCGWYDAPIARYSARINGVTDFVLTKLDVLTGLKTIPVCVAYDVDGVRVDEVPVSQSDFHHAVPIYEEFPGWEEDITGAREFSDLPQNAQDYVLALEKMSNSRISAIGVGPARDAIVVRHDLLE; this is encoded by the coding sequence ATGCCAGCGATCGTTCTGATCGGCGCCCAGTGGGGCGACGAGGGCAAGGGCAAGGCCACCGACCTCCTCGGTGATCGGGTCGACTACGTCGTCAAGTTCAACGGCGGAAACAACGCCGGCCACACCGTGGTCGTCGGCGACAAGAAATACGCGCTGCACCTCTTGCCGTCAGGCATCCTGAGCCCCGGCGTCACGCCCGTCATCTCGAACGGTGTCGTCGTCGACATCGAGGTGCTGTTCCACGAGCTCGAGGCTCTCAGCGCCCGTGGTGTCGACGTGTCGAAGCTGCTGGTCTCGGCCAACGCCCATGTGATCACGTCGTATCACCGCACCCTCGACAAGGTCACCGAGCGCTTTCTCGGCAAGAAGCAGATCGGCACCACCGGTCGTGGCATCGGGCCGAGCTATGCAGACAAGATCAACCGCGTGGGCATCCGCATCCAAGATCTCTTCGACGAGGGCATCCTTCGCCAGAAGGTCGAGGGCGCGCTCGATCTGAAGAACCACATTCTCGTGAAGGTCTACAACCGACGCGCGATCCACGTCGACGAGGTCATGGCCGATCTGCTGTCGTACGTCGAGCGCCTGCGACCCATGGTCGCCGACACGTCGCTTGTGCTGAACCGCGCCCTCGACGAGGGCAAGACGGTTCTGTTCGAGGGTGGCCAGGCAACGATGCTGGATGTCGACCACGGCACGTACCCGTTCGTCACCTCGTCGAACGCCACGTCGGGCGGCGCGGCCACCGGATCGGGTGTCGCCCCCAACCGCATCGACAGGGTTATCGCCGTCGTCAAGGCGTACACGACGCGCGTCGGGGCGGGGCCATTCCCGACCGAGCTCTTCGACGAGTCGGGCGAGTTCCTGCGCTCGAAGGGCTTCGAGTTCGGCACGACCACGGGCCGCCCGCGTCGCTGCGGCTGGTACGACGCTCCCATCGCGCGCTACAGCGCGCGCATCAACGGAGTCACCGACTTCGTGCTCACGAAGCTCGACGTGCTCACCGGGCTGAAGACGATTCCGGTGTGCGTCGCGTACGACGTCGACGGCGTGCGCGTCGACGAGGTGCCGGTGTCGCAGTCCGACTTCCACCACGCCGTTCCCATCTACGAGGAGTTCCCCGGCTGGGAGGAAGACATCACGGGTGCCCGCGAGTTCAGTGATCTGCCGCAGAACGCGCAGGACTACGTTCTCGCCCTCGAGAAGATGAGCAACTCGCGCATCTCCGCAATCGGTGTCGGCCCCGCCCGCGACGCGATCGTCGTGCGGCACGACCTGCTCGAATAA
- a CDS encoding GNAT family N-acetyltransferase, with translation MSAIRPDLSRPIEGRFITLEPLTRQLIPELFAAIGHPVVFAGGYGGGPAGYRDTLDGFVAFAETYYQWDAGNVHAVRLRGGQHDGLLVGTSTLGDFALEKNYAHLGWTAYDPRVWGTAVNAEAKLMILGSAFDNGFERVKIQADVLNTRSRAAITKLGATFEGVSRRDMRRADGSWRDSAVFSVIRDDWASVREGLLSRLERQGDAPVQLRSETV, from the coding sequence ATGAGCGCCATCCGGCCCGATCTCAGCCGCCCGATCGAAGGGCGCTTCATCACCCTCGAGCCGTTGACCCGCCAACTGATACCCGAGCTGTTCGCGGCCATCGGGCATCCGGTCGTCTTCGCCGGTGGCTATGGTGGCGGGCCCGCCGGCTATCGCGACACCCTCGACGGTTTCGTGGCCTTCGCCGAGACCTATTACCAGTGGGATGCCGGCAACGTGCACGCCGTGCGGCTGCGCGGCGGGCAGCACGACGGGCTGCTTGTGGGCACGTCGACCCTGGGCGACTTCGCGCTCGAGAAGAACTACGCTCACCTCGGCTGGACGGCTTATGACCCGCGCGTCTGGGGGACGGCCGTGAACGCCGAGGCAAAGCTCATGATTCTGGGCTCCGCGTTCGACAACGGCTTCGAGCGCGTGAAGATCCAGGCCGACGTTCTCAATACGCGCTCCCGCGCCGCGATCACGAAGCTCGGAGCCACCTTCGAGGGCGTGTCTCGCCGCGACATGCGGCGAGCAGACGGCAGCTGGCGAGACTCGGCTGTCTTCTCCGTCATCCGCGACGACTGGGCTTCGGTTCGGGAGGGGCTTCTGAGCCGGCTGGAGCGCCAGGGTGATGCTCCCGTGCAGTTGCGTTCGGAGACCGTGTAA
- a CDS encoding TetR/AcrR family transcriptional regulator — protein MTTTDSPARRAPRRDAAENRLALLDAAASQLNLDPDASLETIAAAAGLSRRAVYGHFRTRDELVAELNRRGIARVAAAITPISHPDARVALALVGARLWGEVGDVRVTAQLAVRGPLRNVVAEGLEPIRTGLATIVRQGLDDGVLRSDIDPDTLARLIEGSALSVLDEAVRTDISSAEGHRLVMLVALSTAGLSWLEAGALIESTPELALEAQPERTER, from the coding sequence GTGACCACGACAGACTCCCCCGCACGCCGCGCGCCGCGTCGTGACGCGGCCGAAAACAGGCTCGCGCTCCTCGACGCCGCCGCATCCCAACTCAATCTCGACCCCGATGCCTCGCTCGAGACCATCGCCGCGGCAGCCGGCCTCTCGCGTCGCGCCGTGTACGGTCACTTCCGCACCCGCGACGAGCTCGTCGCCGAGTTGAACCGGCGCGGCATCGCCCGCGTGGCGGCAGCCATCACCCCCATCAGCCACCCGGATGCGCGAGTTGCCCTCGCCCTGGTCGGCGCGCGGCTCTGGGGTGAGGTGGGCGATGTGCGCGTCACCGCGCAACTCGCCGTGCGCGGGCCCCTCCGCAACGTCGTGGCCGAGGGTCTCGAACCGATCCGCACGGGTCTCGCCACCATCGTTCGGCAGGGCCTCGACGACGGGGTCCTGCGATCGGACATCGACCCCGACACCCTCGCCCGTCTCATCGAGGGCTCGGCGCTCTCGGTGCTCGACGAGGCCGTGCGCACCGATATCTCAAGCGCCGAGGGTCACCGCCTGGTGATGCTCGTCGCCCTCAGCACCGCCGGGCTCTCGTGGCTCGAGGCCGGCGCACTCATCGAATCGACGCCGGAGCTCGCCCTCGAGGCGCAGCCTGAGCGCACAGAGAGGTAG